One window of Amaranthus tricolor cultivar Red isolate AtriRed21 chromosome 11, ASM2621246v1, whole genome shotgun sequence genomic DNA carries:
- the LOC130827238 gene encoding trans-cinnamate 4-monooxygenase-like, which produces MDIFFLQKAIYAILFTIILSITISKLKGRKFKLPPGPLPVPIFGNWLQVGDDLNHINLTQLTKKFGNIFHLKMGQRDLVVVSSPKLAKEVLHTQGVAFGSRTRSVVLDIFTGKGQDAVFTVYGEHWRKMRRIMTVPFFTSKVVQQYRFGWEAEAAALIDDVKNNPVASSDGIVLYKRLQLMVYNNLYRLMFDRRFESENDELYIKVKGLNSERARLGQSFEFNYGDFIPILRPFLRGYLKLCKEVRDRRLKLFKDYFVDERRKIASTKGPNSNELKCGMDHILEAKDKGEINENNVLYIVENINVAAIETTLWAFEWAIAELVNHPQIQTKVREEIDTVLGKENQITEPDTTKLPYLQAVIKESLRLRMAIPLLVPHMNLHDAKLGGYDIPAESKILVNAWWLANNPEHWKDPQEFRPERFLEEESKVEPSGNDFRYLPFGTGRRSCPGIILALPIMAITIGRLVQNFELLPPPGQSKLDTTEKGGQFSLTILEHSTIVLKPRN; this is translated from the exons ATGGATATTTTCTTCCTCCAAAAAGCCATTTACGCAATCTTATTCACCATTATACTTTCCATAACAATCTCAAAACTCAAAGGTCGAAAATTCAAGCTCCCGCCCGGCCCGCTACCCGTACCCATATTCGGTAATTGGTTACAAGTCGGCGATGACTTAAACCACATAAACTTAACCCAACTAACCAAAAAATTTGGCAACATATTTCACCTTAAAATGGGGCAAAGAGACCTCGTTGTGGTCTCTTCCCCAAAACTTGCTAAAGAAGTTCTTCACACTCAAGGCGTCGCTTTTGGGTCAAGAACCCGAAGCGTCGTCTTAGACATTTTTACTGGTAAAGGTCAAGACGCAGTATTCACCGTTTACGGTGAACACTGGCGTAAAATGAGACGGATTATGACCGTCCCATTTTTTACTAGTAAAGTTGTACAACAATATAGATTCGGTTGGGAAGCTGAAGCTGCAGCTTTAATTGATGATGTAAAAAATAATCCGGTTGCGAGTAGTGATGGGATTGTTTTATATAAACGTTTACAATTAATGGTTTATAATAATCTCTATAGACTTATGTTTGATCGAAGATTTGAGAGTGAAAATGATGAATTGTATATTAAAGTTAAAGGTTTGAACAGTGAAAGAGCTAGATTGGGTCAGAGTTTTGAGTTTAATTACGGGGATTTTATACCAATTTTGAGACCTTTTCTCAGGGGTTATTTGAAGTTGTGTAAGGAAGTTAGGGATCGGAGGTTGAAGCTTTTTAAGGATTACTTTGTTGATGAACGCAG GAAGATAGCTAGTACAAAGGGACCGAATAGCAATGAACTAAAATGCGGCATGGATCACATCTTGGAGGCTAAAGATAAGGGCGAAATTAATGAGAACAATGTGCTTTATATAGTTGAGAATATTAACGTCGCTG CAATTGAGACAACATTGTGGGCATTTGAATGGGCAATTGCAGAACTAGTCAATCATCCACAAATTCAGACAAAAGTAAGAGAAGAAATAGACACAGTTTTAggaaaagaaaatcaaattacAGAGCCAGACACAACAAAATTACCATACCTACAAGCAGTGATCAAGGAAAGTCTAAGACTAAGAATGGCCATTCCTCTCCTAGTACCGCACATGAACTTACACGATGCTAAACTCGGGGGCTACGATATTCCAGCAGAGAGCAAAATCCTCGTGAACGCATGGTGGTTAGCAAACAATCCTGAGCATTGGAAGGACCCCCAAGAGTTTAGGCCCGAGAGGTTCTTAGAAGAGGAGTCTAAGGTTGAACCGAGTGGAAACGATTTTCGATACCTTCCTTTTGGTACTGGTCGAAGGAGTTGCCCGGGCATTATTCTTGCCCTGCCTATAATGGCGATTACAATCGGTCGTTTGGTTCAAAACTTTGAGCTCTTACCACCTCCTGGACAGTCTAAGCTTGATACTACTGAGAAGGGTGGACAGTTTAGCTTGACAATACTTGAACACTCTACTATTGTACTCAAACCCAGGAACTAA